A window of the Candida orthopsilosis Co 90-125, chromosome 1 draft sequence genome harbors these coding sequences:
- a CDS encoding Ubp14 protein (S. cerevisiae homolog UBP14 has ubiquitin-specific protease activity and has role in negative regulation of gluconeogenesis, proteasomal ubiquitin-dependent protein catabolic process): MVLDLPPDIPPHVPVGAKIYKDDCMYTFDTAENNEFGLDIDLKTYRAYSRNEEYNYTVQNYEATGNYLYLNINKTLKPKEEIDKLLYDDDGEKSSKIRKLEIKNVSEDDYYNTEVSLYDVKEDKLYPRFELSSDFNNLFEEILSANSSNDDEEIKQWEQEIVPCPHSINVEQFDINETTDLTKCSQCDLKENLWICLHCGALGCGRQQYGSTMKGNSHALAHYEVSQHPVALKLGSLSGDSDSYDAYCYQCNDEVKVPNLAAILKKYGIDLEKTKKTEKSLVELNIDQNLNWDFKLDGASGDKLPPVYGKGLTGLKNLGNSCYMNSVLQVLFDLDSYKIFFKDLKPDTGVNPAEDLSNQLLKIHDGLYSGRYSVPSPLKGEEYQLGIKPFAFKNLIGQNHAEFKTQRQQDAYEFLLYLLDKLDNEFGLRLNQDLNFIYTEKVICDNCKHGSLKSELLDNISIPLEETLLKTEGGERVYKEVDLQDSFKKVVGPESIPEYNCDNCHFKPGVALKSGGFTSFPKYLIVSAQRIKLENWTPAKIDVPVKIPYELDLSEFLTPSFQDGEVEDSTSNSVDETETFTPNAEQLNTLLGMGFPEPRSIKALYKTGNNNAEAAMNWLFEHMEDADIDEPLDLNNETTTTQNEPSEEVINNLVAMGFSHQLSRKALYLNNSDANAAVEWLFSNPDDDGVINVIEKPPVNLNKEKQELVERLKSHPGSSGQYKLKSVICHKGSSSHTGHYVAFVRKIVHGELKWVLFNDEKVVLCQEESLKEIEKNAYIYIFEQV; this comes from the coding sequence atGGTCTTAGATTTACCTCCCGATATCCCACCCCATGTTCCTGTTGGTGCCAAGATATATAAAGATGATTGCATGTACACATTTGATACAGCGGAGaataatgaatttggtttagacattgatttgaaaaccTACCGTGCTTACTCGAGGAATGAAGAGTACAACTATACAGTACAAAATTATGAAGCCACAGGAAACTACCTATACTTgaatatcaacaaaactttGAAACCCAAAGAGGAAATTGATAAGTTAttgtatgatgatgacggTGAAAAAAGTTCCAAAATTCGAAAGTTGGAAATAAAGAATGTCAGTGAAGATGATTATTATAACACTGAGGTCAGCTTGTATGATGTGAAGGAAGATAAACTTTACCCAAGATTTGAGCTCAGTTCTGATTTTAACAATCTTTTTGAGGAAATTCTTAGTGcaaattcatccaatgATGACGAGGAGATTAAGCAATGGGAACAGGAAATTGTCCCATGTCCGCATTCGATAAACGTCGAACAATTCGATATTAATGAAACCACAGATCTTACAAAATGTAGTCAATGTgatttaaaagaaaatctATGGATTTGTTTGCATTGTGGTGCATTAGGGTGTGGAAGACAACAATACGGATCCACCATGAAAGGAAATAGCCATGCATTGGCCCATTATGAAGTGTCCCAGCACCCTGTAGCATTAAAATTAGGGTCATTGTCTGGAGACTCTGACAGCTATGATGCGTATTGTTATCAATGCAATGATGAGGTAAAGGTACCGAATTTGGCAGCAATTCTCAAGAAATACGGCATCGATTTAGAAAAGACCAAAAAGACTGAGAAATCACTCGTGGAACTTaatattgatcaaaatttgaattgggaCTTTAAGTTGGATGGGGCTAGTGGTGACAAATTACCACCCGTATACGGTAAAGGTTTGACTGGGTTGAAGAATCTAGGCAACTCGTGTTACATGAATTCTGTCCTTCAAGTATTGTTTGACTTGGATCtgtacaaaatttttttcaaagatttaaAACCTGATACGGGTGTTAATCCAGCTGAAGATTTGTCGAATCAATTGCTCAAGATTCATGACGGATTGTACAGTGGTAGATACTCTGTACCCAGTCCTCTCAAAGGAGAGGAATACCAGCTAGGTATCAAACCTTTTGCTTTCAAGAATCTCATTGGACAGAATCACGCCGAATTCAAGACACAGAGACAGCAAGATGCCTATGAGTTTCTTCTCTACCTTTTAGACAAGCTTGACAATGAATTTGGTCTAAGGTTGAACCAGGATTTGAACTTTATCTACACAGAAAAGGTCATCTGTGACAACTGCAAACATGGCTCATTGAAAAGCGAGTTGTTGGATAACATTTCCATTCCATTGGAAGAGACGTTGTTGAAGACTGAAGGGGGCGAAAGAGTTTACAAAGAGGTAGATTTGCAAGATAGCTTCAAGAAGGTCGTGGGTCCAGAGCTGATACCAGAATACAATTGTGATAACTGTCACTTTAAACCCGGGGTTGCTTTGAAGTCAGGTGGATTCACTTCGTTTCCAAAGTATCTTATTGTGAGCGCACAGCGAATCAAATTGGAGAATTGGACACctgcaaaaattgatgtcCCTGTTAAGATACCGTATGAATTGGACCTTTCAGAGTTCTTAACTCCCTCTTTCCAAGACGGGGAAGTAGAAGATTCGACATCCAATTCGGTTGATGAGACAGAGACTTTCACCCCAAATGctgaacaattgaatacaCTTTTAGGAATGGGTTTTCCAGAACCAAGATCAATCAAGGCTTTATACAAGACAGGTAACAATAATGCAGAAGCTGCCATGAACTGGCTTTTTGAGCATATGGAAGATGCCGATATTGACGAGCCACTAGATCTCAATAACGAGACTACTACTACCCAAAACGAACCTTCGGAAGAGGTCATTAATAATCTCGTCGCAATGGGGTTCTCGCATCAATTATCGAGAAAAGCATTATATTTGAATAACAGTGATGCTAATGCAGCTGTGGAATGGTTGTTTTCAAACcctgatgatgatggtgtGATTAATGTAATTGAAAAGCCACCTGTCAACttgaacaaagagaaacaaGAGTTGGTAGAAAGGTTGAAAAGTCATCCTGGTTCCTCGGGTCAGTACAAATTAAAGTCAGTGATTTGTCACAAGGGCTCGTCTTCACATACCGGTCACTATGTTGCATTTGTTAGAAAAATTGTCCATGGTGAATTGAAATGGGTGTTGTTCAACGATGAGAAAGTTGTCCTTTGTCAAGAAGAGAGCTtgaaagagattgaaaagaacGCGTATATCTATATATTTGAGCAAGTTTGA
- a CDS encoding Vps74 protein (S. cerevisiae homolog VPS74 has phosphatidylinositol-4-phosphate binding and has role in retrograde vesicle-mediated transport, Golgi to ER, localization in Golgi apparatus, endoplasmic reticulum unfolded protein response): MSNSGLQRRRGGNKQAASKSRGSNSFEEERGPAQSDSDVKVGYDDRDIKDPKEVKIPLLTLMEEVLLMGLKDKEGYLSFWNDNISYALRGCILLELAFRNRITLVNDPARRRFELSDRLVEVIDDEPTGEVLLDEALKIMKSDESNLSVTNWIDLLSGETWNLMKINYQLKQVRERLAKGLVDKGILRTERKNFFLFDMATHPVADKLSKEYIKNRILSLLISRNVDLDSVANDQFSKDTSLRHLRSISLVCGSYAANVLENVLLSLNYDKRDQAFARADELLADFSEFPFNLSHQSPLGLGLNLGQEVSTEISESSVTELQLELVAAVLSVFARMDSIL; encoded by the coding sequence atgtcTAACTCCGGATTACAGAGACGGAGAGGGGGAAATAAGCAAGCGGCCTCTAAGTCGAGAGGATCtaattcatttgaagagGAAAGGGGTCCCGCCCAGAGTGACAGTGATGTCAAAGTGGGTTATGATGACCGTGATATAAAGGACCCCAAGGAGGTGAAGATCCCTTTGTTGACTTTAATGGAAGAAGTTCTTTTGATGGGATTGAAAGACAAAGAAGGGTACTTGTCATTTTGGAACGATAACATATCGTATGCTTTGAGAGGATGTATCTTATTGGAATTGGCATTTAGGAATAGAATTACTTTGGTCAATGATCCTGCTAGACGTAGATTCGAGTTGAGTGACAGGCTCGTTGAggtgattgatgatgaaccaACTGGTGAGGTTTTATTAGACGAAGCGCTCAAGATTATGAAAAGCGACGAGTCAAACTTGTCAGTAACAAACTggattgatttgttgagtGGGGAAACTTGGaacttgatgaaaataaactatcaattgaagcaaGTGAGGGAAAGGTTGGCAAAAGGTTTAGTGGACAAAGGTATCTTGAGAACCGAGAGAAAGaactttttcttgttcGATATGGCTACACACCCTGTCGCAGATAAGTTATCAAAAGAGTACATCAAGAACAGAATATTGTCTTTACTTATACTGAGGAATGTTGATCTCGACTCAGTTGCAAACGATCAATTCTCTAAGGATACTTCCCTTAGACACTTGAGATCTATATCTTTAGTTTGTGGATCATATGCTGCCAATGTGTTGGAAAATGTTTTGTTATCATTAAATTACGACAAAAGAGACCAAGCCTTTGCAAGAGCAGATGAGCTTTTAGCAGACTTTAGTGAATTTCCCTTTAATTTGTCACATCAAAGCCCTTTGGGACTAGGGTTGAACTTGGGACAAGAGGTGAGTACGGAAATTTCAGAGTCTTCGGTGACTGAGTTGCAGTTGGAATTAGTTGCAGCAGTCTTAAGTGTTTTCGCTAGAATGGACTCAATTCTCTAA
- a CDS encoding Nmd4 protein (S. cerevisiae homolog NMD4 has role nuclear-transcribed mRNA catabolic process, nonsense-mediated decay and localizes to cytoplasm) yields the protein MSEEDDSDISDEFKDELVDQISRGNSIPLKDSNARYVRLMLDHSAFVRGIGNIKRWFNEEYIKQNFSTASDPIFLNLYIPSYTLHEFDFVKKGTSITATNARGAIKFIDNYLENQSAMVHGNIKYNMSLESPNEIPPSWTKCSKYKLYSPKIKDFPNYKTKFDSNLIGEVPHKETLLSHRESEITNNEPDSDTSSESSAEMPARLKYLIRTCIYKRFIEKTQPKSKNSIEDWKLVTEDPITKVWARSFGIDCVNVNEAELLIFQNYDVNSFKIYNPFSANDGFDPSNDVLQNKIDSTLYEYRSVKQELPKINRKHRSRKLKRKDGESIPYEGVVYEEKDNSVLSGTIKKEKFDAINFAPRGKGKLWRP from the coding sequence ATGTCAGAAGAGGATGATTCAGATATCAGCGACGAATTCAAAGATGAACTTGTCGATCAGATATCTAGAGGGAATTCTATTCCTCTTAAAGACTCCAACGCCCGCTATGTTCGATTAATGTTGGACCATTCTGCTTTTGTTCGTGGGATAGGAAATATCAAACGCTGGTTTAATGAAGAATATATAAAGCAAAACTTCAGTACGGCCTCGGACCcaatctttttgaacttATATATACCTTCCTATACTTTGCACGAGTTTGATTTCGTGAAAAAGGGCACATCAATTACAGCAACGAATGCTAGGGGAGCCATCAAGTTTATTGATAACTATTTAGAGAATCAATCTGCAATGGTACATGGAAACATCAAATATAATATGAGTTTAGAGTCTCCAAATGAAATACCACCATCCTGGACCAAATgttcaaaatacaaattgTACTCACCGAAAATTAAAGACTTTCCCAATTATAAAACCaagtttgattcaaatctCATTGGAGAAGTCCCACACAAGGAAACCCTTCTTCTGCATCGAGAGAGTGAAATAACTAACAACGAACCTGATAGTGATACATCATCGGAGTCCTCTGCAGAAATGCCAGCCAGATTAAAATACTTGATACGTACTTGTATTTATAAAcgatttattgaaaaaactCAACCAAAGTCTAAAAATAGTATAGAGGATTGGAAGTTGGTCACTGAAGACCCAATAACCAAGGTTTGGGCAAGATcgtttggaattgattgcGTGAATGTCAATGAGGCTGAATTGctcatttttcaaaattatgaCGTCAATTCCTTCAAGATATATAATCCATTTTCAGCAAATGATGGATTTGATCCCAGTAATGATGtattgcaaaacaaaatagaCTCAACCTTGTACGAGTATAGGTCAGTGAAGCAAGAACTACCCAAAATCAACCGTAAACATCGTTCCAGAAAACTCAAAAGAAAGGATGGTGAAAGCATTCCGTATGAGGGTGTTGTTTATGAAGAGAAAGACAACAGTGTATTGAGTGGTACGatcaagaaggaaaagttTGACGCTATCAATTTTGCACCAAGAGGAAAAGGGAAGTTGTGGAGGCCATAG
- a CDS encoding Cht4 chitinase, which yields MCHRLVEKFQERLHHPSTQQTLVSTDRKFKTCVYFTNWAVYDKKHFPSHLPLRYYTHIFYAFITIDPESGNVKFTDKWCDLELPEESLIPDETVHGSLQQLYQMKKLNRTLKVIMSVGGWGTSHLFEAIVADEQKLQNFVESSVGFIEEYGFDGVDIDWEYPKNSREGQRFVDLLRSMRERLPPRYSLTVAAPAGIDNIKHLDIPEMDQYLSFWNLMCYDFAGQGWSQNTAFHSNLFGNNGDNDMNVADVVQIYLSKGVVPSKLILGCPMYGRIFHGVNSCKIGDSFQRQQNSDSSDIINYNEIGCFPEQYFDLRKVGAYAYDTKSKRLVTYDNEQSAKIKGNFVKSKALGGGMWWDSSGDRVTSSNPSPDSLVTNFVDQLGGVTQLDQNENCLLYPKSKYLKSLRS from the coding sequence ATGTGCCATCGATTGGTTGAGAAATTTCAAGAGAGATTGCATCATCCAAGTACACAACAAACACTAGTTTCCACTGATCgcaaattcaaaacatgTGTGTACTTCACGAATTGGGCCGTGTATGATAAAAAGCATTTCCCAAGCCATTTGCCCCTTCGATATTATACCCACATATTTTATGCCTTTATCACTATCGACCCCGAAAGCGGCAACGTTAAATTCACCGATAAGTGGTGCGATTTGGAGTTACCAGAAGAGTCGTTGATTCCGGACGAGACTGTCCATGGGAGTTTGCAACAACTAtaccaaatgaaaaaacTCAATAGAACCTTGAAGGTAATAATGTCCGTTGGTGGATGGGGCACGTCTCATTTATTCGAAGcaattgttgctgatgaaCAAAAGTTACagaattttgttgaaagcTCAGTGGGATTTATCGAGGAATATGGGtttgatggtgttgataTTGACTGGGAGTATCCAAAGAATTCCAGAGAGGGTCAACGTTTTGTGGATTTATTGCGTTCGATGCGCGAGAGATTACCACCAAGGTATTCCTTAACGGTTGCTGCCCCAGCAGGAATTGACAACATCAAGCATCTTGACATTCCAGAGATGGATCAATATTTGAGTTTTTGGAACTTGATGTGTTATGACTTTGCCGGCCAGGGCTGGTCGCAAAACACTGCTTTCCATTCCAATCTATTCGGAAATAATGGTGATAACGATATGAATGTAGCAGACGTGGTGCAAATTTATCTCCTGAAAGGCGTTGTTCCATCCAAACTAATTTTAGGATGTCCGATGTATGGTAGAATATTCCATGGGGTAAACTCTTGTAAAATTGGGGACCTGTTCCAGAGGCAACAGAATTCTGATTCAAGtgacatcatcaactacaaCGAGATTGGTTGCTTTCCAGAACAATATTTTGATCTCAGAAAGGTTGGAGCCTACGCATATGACACCAAATCCAAACGCTTGGTGACTTATGATAACGAACAAAGTGCAAAAATTAAAGGCAACTTCGTTAAGTCGAAAGCATTGGGAGGCGGGATGTGGTGGGACTCCTCGGGTGACAGAGTTACGTCTCTGAATCCGTCGCCTGACTCTTTAGTGACAAACTTTGTTGACCAACTAGGCGGAGTTACCCAGTTGgatcaaaatgaaaattgtttattgtatCCAAAGAGTAAATACTTGAAAAGTTTAAGATCTTGA
- a CDS encoding Aro3 3-deoxy-D-arabinoheptulosonate-7-phosphate synthase produces the protein MEDWRIRGYDPLTPPDLLQHEYPLTPESSKTILEGRNAAVDILNGKDDRLIIVIGPCSIHDPKAALEYAERLHKEAEKHKGELLIVMRAYLEKPRTTVGWKGLINDPDINGTFHINKGLRIARKLFVELTSKLPIAGEMLDTISPQFLSDLFSVGAVGARTTESQLHRELASGLSFPVGFKNGTDGTLGVAIDAVHSASHPHHFLSVTKPGVVAIVGTEGNQDCFVILRGGKQGTNYDETSVKETQEQLKKAKLITEEKSGPRIMVDCSHGNSNKDHRNQPKVARIVADQIEGGDKSICGLMIESNINEGRQNVPPEEEGGKDALKYGVSITDACIGWEKTVEVLDLLANAIKKRRSL, from the exons ATGGAGGACTGGAGAA TTCGTGGTTATGACCCTTTAACTCCTCCAGATTTATTACAACACGAGTACCCATTAACTCCAGAGTCTCTGAAAACTATATTGGAAGGTAGAAATGCTGCTGTCGATATCTTAAATGGAAAGGATGACAGATTGATCATAGTGATTGGACCTTGCTCTATTCATGACCCTAAAGCAGCATTGGAGTACGCTGAAAGACTTCATAAGGAAGCAGAAAAACACAAAGGTGAGCTTTTGATTGTTATGAGAGcatatttggaaaaaccAAGAACAACTGTTGGATGGAAAGGTTTGATCAATGACCCTGATATTAATGGTACCTTCCATATCAACAAGGGTTTGAGAATTGCAAGGAagttgtttgttgaattgacCTCCAAATTACCAATCGCAGGTGAGATGTTGGATACCATTTCACCCCAATTTTTGTCCGATCTATTCTCTGTCGGTGCAGTTGGTGCAAGAACCACTGAATCACAATTACACAGAGAATTGGCCTCTGGTTTATCATTCCCGGTCGGATTCAAAAATGGTACTGATGGAACTTTGGGTGTCGCCATTGATGCTGTTCACTCTGCCTCCCATCCTCACCACTTTTTATCAGTTACGAAACCTGGTGTGGTTGCAATTGTGGGTACGGAAGGAAACCAAGACTGTTTTGTCATACTAAGAGGTGGTAAACAAGGTACCAACTATGACGAGACTTCTGTCAAGGAAACGCaggaacaattgaagaaggcTAAATTGATTACTGAAGAAAAGAGTGGTCCAAGAATTATGGTTGATTGCTCTCATGGAAATAGTAACAAAGACCACAGAAACCAACCCAAAGTCGCAAGAATTGTCGCTGATCAAATTGAGGGTGGtgacaaatcaatttgtggTTTGATGATTGAAAGTAACATCAATGAAGGAAGACAAAACGTTCCTCCTGAAGAAGAGGGAGGTAAGGATGCTTTGAAATATGGTGTTTCAATCACTGATGCATGTATCGGTTGGGAAAAAACGGTTGAGGTATTGGATTTATTGGCAAATGCTatcaaaaagagaagaagttTGTAA